The following DNA comes from Maylandia zebra isolate NMK-2024a linkage group LG6, Mzebra_GT3a, whole genome shotgun sequence.
GCAGTTGTCTTCTGCGGGCGGTCACGTCATTAACTGAAGTTGAGGCGTGGCTGCTTCGATCAGCAGGTGTGGAGGCACAGGTAGTAGTTGCTGTGTGAGTCTGCTCCAGAAAATGGAGTCCCTGAAGTAGACCTCCCCACCATGTTTTTAACTTTGGTGATTGAAATCCAAGAATCCAGTCTAATTAGCACAGATTACATTTAACACAAGCATTTTGTTAACCAAGCATCTTTTTGAAGCCATTCATCCAAATTTGTTTACATCTCACTAGATCAAAGCAACATGGTGGCAGCCAAAATGCTTAAGTTGAGAAACAAATGGACTGGTCTCACATACGGCCTCTCTGCTCCACTTATACAGACGTTTACCACGAGCCTGTCACATAAACTCACATTTTGTTCATGGTTTGTccaacagacagacacacagtcacactGCAGTGGATGAATAGTGTGCAACTCCCTGCATGCTGATTCCTGCCTGCCCTGCTGAAACACCAGTGTCTGTCCACAGTGAACCAAGATTTACATTGGTGTGGAGAGAGTGGCGACCAAGAAATGAGCCCTAATCCCAAAACATCTTCAAGCTCGACTGAAATCTGTGGCTgtcaacatgaaaacatgccTTGTGGAGAAAGGCTTCACAGTCACGGGATTTTTGGACTACCTCCAAATTCTTAACTTCACCTTAAATCAGCAGCTTGAAACTTGGACGCAACTGGGACTTCCAACAGTACAATGGTGCCAAACACACATTACAACTTTGTTTTGgaatacataaagccctgaccTCAACCCTACTGTAAATTCGTACACTACGCTTAAAACCCAGCTCCGTGCCAGAAAACCAACCAATTCAAATGAACTCAACCAATCCTACCAAGAAGAGTGGTAAAATGCCCAGCCACAATCGTGCCAGCAGGCTGACGATGACTACCAACTGCGTCTGGACGAGGTACGACTTCCTAAGAGAAATTCAACCAAATACTAGCAGGGTGTCCATATATTTTTACCTGAAATCCcaaataaatggaaaacttgCAGGGCAATAATTTCCAGAGGAGTTAGGGGGGTTATGAcccccccaataatcagacccaGCCAatcaaacccccccccccccaataaaatgatgaattatcttgcataaataggctgttgattttctttactcatttcagttaTTACCAGGAAAATAGCTGCATGTTTAATtatctgggaatttacccagatttatttatttattcagacaGAGCTCTTGACCGCCccaaatgttcagcacaaagttacacCCATGAAAACTTGTATACCCAATTGTTGTTTTGAAGTTCATTAAAGGTGTAAGCAGTGTAATCATTCCACCTGGAAAAGGAACAGTTCAAAGGAATCAGCCCCAAATGATCATTTCACCTTTGGTCTTAATAAAGGTAAATAAACGTCTGACCACAGCTGCCCTGTTATAGTGATGACTGGGGTATGTCAGCGAGCGTAACAGATAAGGGGGATCGGGGTCATTTCCTGTTAATTAGGCCCATCAGTGTGCATTTTTGACAGGTTGCATGATGCTGCAGCACTAAGGTCTGATTCCACGATATCGCTCATTGTCTCCACTACAATCAGGCAAATTCATTACAAGCTGCAAGGTCAAACGTGTGTGAGTGTTGGACGTGTTTcctctctttgttgtgatcGCTGTTGGAGTCGTAGTAAAAAAGTTACTGCACATGTTAACCAGAATCGTAACAGTAATGCAGCACGTTACTTAATTACACCCAGGAGAAAGACATTTGTTACACTACTCACTGCGTTACTTTCATGTTACTCTGTCTCGTAATCAtcatttaacaatataaacctacaGGCTACCCCACACACCGACACACATCCCTGTCCCAACGAGGACACGCGTGATCGTTCTCTTAGTGTTtaggtatgaacacaaagcaaagcTGGAAAGCAGCACAAAGAGACATTACAGCGACATTACTGTAGAACGCTGCAGACGACGGCTCACTTCATCACAGGGCCGGGCTTCACTCcgctttaacatcactctgggttcttggctagcttagcgttagcatccTGTCTGTGCAGGTGTTAACACCATGGTGCAGCTGATTCTGTCCAGGAGCAGTCTCCATTGTAGCATGGCACTCTCATCCTTTTGTGCAGTACAAATCGACACAGCCCCCAACGCAGGCCGAGCCATTATTCTCCTGCGAATCAAAACCAGCTGATCGCAGCGAGAGCGCAAGAAGCGATAAATGGGATCAGCTAACGATTCCAAGGAGCTGGACTGCTTCTCAATCTACCACAGCATGAATCTTACCTGTGCAGGGCCCAAAACTCCAGTCGAGGTCAAACTGTCGGAGCTTCTCCAGTTCCTCCTCTCTAACTCGGTCAGCCTCTGCTTACAGGAAGAAAGGGTCATGTGACAACAACACTCACATTAACATCAGGGTAAATATACTGGATGGATCTGCAATTTGGAACTTTCATAGAACACTCGTGCAGCAGGTTTTTGGACATGTTTAGACAGACAGGTAGATGTTCATGTGAGGGCAGTAAGCAAGCACTAAACTGATGAACCGAGGGTCACCGAGGGTCAGCATGAGATACATAATGACTATTTTTATTTGTGAATCATGGAAAGCTGCGTTTGCAGGGAATCTGTTTACAGTGACACCACAAAGAGTGCTGCTCTTCACCTTTCtgtggggaaggaggaggagttgggCTCTTCTCTCGCTTCCCTCCTTTTCTGGATCTCTTCACCACTTTGAACGAGTCCGTGATAAGTCTGCGCTTGGTTGTCATGGTGACCGATCCACAGCAGAAACACACCTGTGCAATGGGTTTTTGTTAAAAAGATGGAAGATTTCACATAAGAAACTCTCCTGCGAGCTCACCATCACTCCCTGATGTGATAAGGGCCGCCAAAGTGACGCGTTCAACTGCCAGTCAGCTATCGAGCAACATTTTcttcaaatgaaaaagaaaacgcTCGAGCCTAATGACTGAATCCTATATCTATTCACAACCTAAGAGTCGTGTTAGTAGCTGCTGCCTCATCACGCTCACCTTTTGTGTCTAAAAGTCTTTTCAGGTTTTTCCAAAGCTGATTGTTGGTATTTAAGCAGTTCTAAACGAGTTCTTGGCCCATCATTTGTGAAACGTTTCTCTCATGAATGACATCAAGCTATTTGTAGACAGAAAGAACATCTCTGTCACGAGGTAGAAGCTCTGATCAGTTCTTGGCTATCCAACGTCTATATAGCTGAatttatgtaaatgtaaatatttatattgtaagtgGTCAGTAAGGACTCACTGATTATAATTATACCTGCAAACAGCTCATTCTTTATTACCACTGTTTCAATCAGGAATAATTACGCAGTAATAGCGAGTCACAAGATAAAACGGTTTAACCCACAGTTAGTGGGTGTATCACGGCTCACGTGTGTAATATGCCACATGTAAGCTTACATGTTGTATTAGCATGAAGCTGCAAAACCGACCGTTGATTTTTCTAAAACACATGAAGGCGATTATAAGCAAGCTCGTTAGTTTGGCCTTTGCCTCTAAATTCGACCGAAAAAGTgaacaataatgataataatcataatcataaCAATGACTCGTGTAGTTTTTGAACGCCTCTGACGTCACGCCCATGCAGTGACGTGTTGTGAAAAGTAGAAACGGGGACCACAGGTACGCCGCACAGGACTCACGCATTGACCAGCTATTACAGGTTTACTACCACCTGCCGATGACATCACTCCGTTTAGTTTCAGACCACTTCACTGATTTCAAGAACACGGAAGAGTCACAGTGTCCCTACTTTTCCACATCCACGGGCGCAGGAAATACGGTTCGCCGTGAAAAACACGTTCGTGTTTCACCGTCAATCTAAGGTCCAGCTTCACGTTTTAGCCGCACATCCTTCTGTGACCCAGCCTATTTATTTACGTGCGCTGTGATGGACATTTGTTTTGGTCTGTATCTTTTCACTTAGCCTAATAAATCATGTTGAGCTGTAGAGTGCACCCTGGCCTTCTCCTGTGACACGTCGTGTGTTTGGGCGGCCCCTGTCAGCCCCACAGAGGCAGGAAGACCCGAGTGTCCTTTGAACTTACCTTGTTGTTTAAGCGATAACAGCTGTTTGAAACAGATCAGCGCTTTCTCTTCTCTCAGGCTGCAgcactttcttcttctcccaTCGTCACTGCGCTACACTGAGCCGGGGTCACTCCTTTGCTGCCACCTGTTGTTTGCTCTGCGTACTGCAGATCAGTGTGTTAAAGCGATGGGAATTCCGGATCTATTTAGAgaaccggtgttgtgccaaaaagtgattgtctgccaaaaactgatttccggtatttgccaaaaactgattgctcgtatttaaactgctataagtaacttgttggcctataatatgtgaaacatatgtcaaatgcatccctcatggatgacacaaagtcatattgagccacaaacaacattcgtgtaacaaggtagaagccgcaatcagtttttggcagcgacttttatagaacctttatttatgcagttaaaaaaaaactcattaacattaaaaatgtcttttgtaagagtaagacagcagaaatggcagcaaatattacaatagttctgtaaaaatattgtAAGTGGGGAaaaaggaccggattggttataatgtgagtacaataacacagagttataaagatacttgaaaaaacagataatcttttaattctatatataacccctttgtaaacgctgttcaccgaagtctatttaccaacatacgtaaagatattacacataaaaaatacacggaaacattggaaatcactttttggcacaacaccggctcgTTCGGCTCAGTTCACTACAAAGAGtcgactctctctctctctctctctctctctctctctctctctctctctctctatatatatatatatatatatatatatatatacatatatatatatatatacatatacatatataaagctctgacttgtattatgagtatgaTCCACATCAGCCAGGCCGCTTTGCTCGCTAAAACActggtgtcggcacataagaacgctgtcatagcctgtcaacaacgttgattagctgcgtatatacgaatgtgaatcgcatcattggctggactatgggataaggtggcatcgttctaatcccatacaggagcagccagtcactgactaacactgcaaaacagaattattgaagttttaatttaatttcaattcaggttagatttttctTGTGCGCaaagcagattttctgtgcgcagagaccgtgccagcagtgcgcaattgcgcacgtgtgcagcttagagggaacattgctcccAACCAgggttttaatatttttgcatttttcattagtttttatttttatttagttttgacttcagattttcaattttatattagttttaattagtttttaccagttgtttgctagtttagtttagtttttatttttttgaaaatccttagtttcagtttagttttgattagtttcagttatagttttagtcgtgtttgcaataattaagtgtaacaaaatcccagtttcatcatatcagtcatgctcttctgcttatccttgggtatgttactattccagctaccataccctacaccctggacaggttggctgtctgtcgcagggctaacacgcagagacagacaactcacattcccacctatgggttctttaaataaataaataaaggcagatgaacaaccattgataccaggcaactataaaatgtatatcttggccccaatgagactattaactcttgcagcaccgggtgttcgtaattttggttcaagtgaattgataaactttttgaaggcaattgactcacacagttatgtagatgtccccgtcctgttgtctcgggatgcatcacgctgccttgcctggggttagcttctgtttctggggatgagggttgagtgtgctcccttcTCAAGGTAacctaggttagccttcttgtgtgagcttttcaagtgcactttaaggtttgtgggatttttttccctttagaaatgtccctcataatttgtctctttccactacaagacacttgctttatccaaaacacagtcatattcaaagtaatcccaaattggactctggcgctttctcccgacttttcctgacatgattctgcgcgtggacggagcagcaacacagacgactcgactaacgtgctgccacctgctggcacaatgagacagcaagaaaaaaatctggaaactaaacttcattttcacccttgactattgtatgacacgcacacatcaatgaaaactaaacacatttttgctataaattcagttaattttaattagttttgtgaacactcattacagttttagttagttttcctttttttgtttttatttttatttccgttaacgaaaatgtttttcacttctagttttcgttatttcgttagttttcATTAACGTTAATAACCTTGCTCCCAACCGACTCTtcgggttgttttgttgctataattaatttattatcaacAACAGTATACAATTctaattactaatgtaaaaaaaaaaaaaaccttgtggTTTTATTGTTTATACATGAATacatgcggtggcccctagagacaaagcacatacaaactccaaaacatgtacaaattctaaagcacaaacagagctacctagatcacttaaattacacaattgaaagcatatgtgtattgtttgtgtatttatacacaaacactcatatatatattcaaataatttttaaaaaaagttcatttacctgttactaccacacaccaaatccggccattggtacttcctggcttgtgttggcactaggtaacaaaagctcaccACTgcgccctagcatcctggagcacttctgttgtgttttgaagtttgtacgtgtttttcaactttgtatgtgctttgtctctagggtaccgtaaatatacttttatttattcactccacataaaatgtaataaataaatcatataatacaaaaactatttacatttcaacttttaactatttaaattttcagctttttccttttaaataaatttaaagtgaaacaacacaaaacactgcaaaccacaacacaattaaatataaattataatatgaaaacaaaaagaagatgcacattctctgtcatatggacctgcatgaataaactttctgaatcctttatcacctgcaactgaaaatagctgtggatgattactatacctttctaatgtaacattgttgtccctggctctctctctctccctccctcccgctctgttcctgtgctactgcaagtgtaactaccgcccctcccccctcttcccaacacaaagcacaaggctcgcatgcagagtgaagcagaaaaaagtgcgagagagagagagagagagagagaaaaaaacatggcTCCCAATAAGGCTCGCATCATTCActtcaaagagccggctctaagagccgtttcgttgGCGACCAACACATCACAAGTTTTCCGCTGTATCCATGCAGGGTACGTGTTTCCGGCTACTGTGGAGGTCGCAATATGGcgctccacagtggctgcagccagaccCTTATCAAaaaaagtgtgagagagagggtgagagaaagaaaaaaatacatggcTCCCAATAAGGAACCGACTCGCGTCAttcacttcaaagagtcggctctagTATCCGTTTCGTttgcgaccgacacatcactagcgTGTTAAGAGTACACTTGTAAATATGATCAAATCTTTGTTTCACTCAGTTTATCTGGGAGAAGAAATCCATTATACCAGATTTAGCTACCTCATTTCCATCTGCAGTCTCCGGGCAGGTCAAGCAAcaaatataaatacacaaaattaCAAtatatggcctgtatttgtataataTAAAGAAATCAGTTATATGAACAGAAATGGGATTGACACTTCCAACATAATACCGCAGACAGCCCAGTTAAAACCACTTTAAAACCACATAGACTGTAATGCAGCCCCATGTATCAATTACTATTTGGTTAAAGGCTGAGCAGACCAACTGGCAGGGATCCTCACCAGGCTGTCCACCCTCTCCCTCACTCATGCCACCGTTCCCACCTGTGTGAAGGCCTTCACCATCATTCTCACCCCTAAAAAGACTGGCATAGACGGCCTTATTAACTAAAGACCTATAGCCCTCACGTCTGTAGTCAGGAAGTGTTTTGAGCGGATAGTGTCTTAGCACATCAGAGACTGCCTACCTACTGCCTCCCTCAACCCCACAGATTTCATTCAGCAGACAGATGCCTCTGGAGTAGGCACAGGAGCAGTACTGCTGCAGGAGAGAGAGTCTCGATAATCCACTGTGGAAAAGGAGTGTCTTGCAATGAAGTGGGTGGTGGAGTCACTGAGACACTATCCCCTAAGCAGACATTTCATCCCGGAGACAGACCACAGCCCTCCAGTGTCTACACAAGATGAAAGAGACCAACATGCATGTTGCAACCCTACGATttcacagcattaaaaaaacaaggaaacacaTTTGTGGGTTAGTGATTCCTTATTATGTTCATTAGGTAGTATTTGATTCACTGCTCGTGCAAGGTGAAGAGACAGGGGGACTGGCCATCCTACCTGTGTCAGGAAAAAGAACCTGAGTTAGAGCTGATAGAGCGGATCTTGCAGAGTCATGTGAGAAAGAGTGGAATAAAAGAAAGCTTATTCGGGTCCCTGATTAAACAAAAAGACAGATTTGGAAAGTCGAGTAAAGCTTTCAGAAATGATAAATATCCTTCAAAAGTTCTTTGACTAAAATCTCTGAGCCAGTGTTGTGGGAAAGGCAATTGTCAGTCTCAGTGAGCTTTGTCTCTGTTTCTGCTAACTCTGGTTAAAAGTGCCACAAAAAAGCTTCCAAATGAATATGAACATTTATTCAGACACTGAACTGGTCTCATCAATCTTTCATTCAGAGCCCTAACTGCACTGATTATAGGGGTGTGGTATAATCTAGGAATAACTTTAAGAATAATTCTTATCATCATAATCAGAATTTTCATAATTTCTTTGCTCCGTTGGGAAACTCACCAATTCCAGATGTCATCACatcaatgaaaaacaaaagactggACTTAAGTCCTTATTTGGACCCCCATTAGCTCCAAGACTGATTACAATGTTTCCAGTGCTTCAGTCACATGGAAGCATGGAAGTGATgttttcaatgaaaatgatagTTCTGGTGTTGAGCATTAAGCTAATGAAAGCAGCAACCTCTCACTGTCTCTGAGCATAAATCAGAAAATCAATACAAATCTGTTCTGTGGTATTTACTGCTCTGCGCCTGTAATCCATCCAGCCTGACACATCACTTACACATAATCTCATCTAAGGTGCAGAAGAGAGAAGTGCTGTCTCTCCTTTGTGGCTTATACAGTAAAATGCAGGAAAAACATGTGAGAGACACATTCTGTGGAAATGAATGTTGAGTTTTTTGTGCCATGATGTAATAATGAGCTTCACAGCTTAAAGTGGAACCAGGCTCTGTCTGTGCTGTCCGTGCTTTTAGCGATGTTGctcccttttctctttgtgtAATACTACACCGTTGCTTAGCACATCTTCTTGATTTTTTATATATGTACGCATATGCTCAAACTAAATGATCAATCAGTATGTGCACTGCTGGCTCTTTAGAGGGCTGCATGCAAGGCTCTCTGCTTTGGTTGCACACCCATAATCCTTCACTCTGCCTAACCCAAGTCAGATCCCAATGGACACAATTATGGTGCCATGAAGTCCACTGTAGGTGGGACAAACCAAAGAGCATGATCATAAGCCTTCTCCAAATTTACACATTTAGAGTAATTGGGTAGACTGCCTCATTTTTATGGCTGTCAAACATAAAGAGATAATAGTAAACCTTAAAACGGTTATTTTAAGTGTAGGAAATGcacatttgttttttcctgtttacaCCAACAATCCTCTCAAAgatgtaaatggactgattctcaTATCAGTACTCAGAGCACTCTTCCCACGCAGAGCTGCGTTGAATCTAACGTTCAAACACTAACACAGGACCTCCCCTATCccgagctacagccacctcGTGTGAAATCCTTTGACCCTTTTAGACAGTTTGGACATAAGGGATGAGCAATCACTATATGATCAGATAACCATGAGAAACACAAAGAGATTCTGTCAGTATAAAGTTATCAAAGACAATATTTTATGCTCGTGACTAAATAACAGTACAGTATTCTCAGGTTTAATCTGCATAATGGATGAGGGTTGAAGTTCTGCTAGTAATTGTGACGGGTTCCAGTTATAGACTCCAGGAAATTAGTCTAATATCCATGAAGTCAGGAATACATGGACATGTGGGTGTGACTGTGCACTTGCATCAGAAATTCAAAGGTCGTCCGCCTGACTGGAAACGAAGCAGCTTTCTACAGTTTTTCTTTGACATTTGTGTAAACCACCTCTCCATCCACATCGTGATCTTTTTGATCTTTTTATAACCAGTCGCTCAGCCCCACGACGCTCTACACTAATTCAGCCTTCAGTGCTTCTGCAGCTTTTTGCTTCGTGTCCAGTGTCAGACCATTATCGACTCCTAGTAAGTGACTGCTTTGTAATGGAGGCATTCAGTGAGTTTCAATGGCATTACATAAGCAGCTATTAAATTAGTGGGAAATACTATCTCCTGGATGTGGTTTGTGGTGTGTATCTGGATGTGGAGACTGATCCACAAGCTTGAAAGTAGCCTCTCATACAAAATGACTTCTGCTCTCTTCGCTTTGGTGAGCCTTTGACATAATGGACATCACAAACCTTGCATTGTTAAATATTTATTAGGGAATTAGTCAGTGCTGTCCTGCACTGGCTCTGTAAGTGAAGTCATATTATGAAGTTGAAATGATTCAGTTTGCATTCGATGTTTTCGTGGTTAGGGTACAGTGCCAGCTATGAGAGTGTGTAATAAACAGCCATCAGCATGTTAAAGCTTTACAGTCAATGatgcaaatagaaataaatcagctgttgtattttgttgtatttccattcttttcattttctttgttgtaaagcactttgtgatttttatctgcgaaaagcgctatataaaaaaTTTTTACTTACTGACTGACTGCAACTGTTTGAAAGGAAAATAGGCCCCTTTCTAACAGTTTTAAACTGGTTTACTTGCACTGGTTTCCAGTAAATAGGTGTGTTAGTAATAACAGGCTTTACTCATCTGGTTTCCCTGTTTGTACGTCTTGGTCTCAATGTTAGCTACTTCTGGTTTTATTTAATGATGATAATGTacactttattgatccccgtggggaaattcctctctgcatttaacccattcactcagtgaagcagtgggcagccttTGGGTGCCCGGGGAGCGGTGTGTAGGGACgttaccttgctcaggggtacctcagctAGTTTATATTGTCtcttctctctgggtactctggcttctttccacagtccaaagacatggagTCCATGGTGTTAGGTTAattagtgattctaaattgtccATGGGCGTGATGTGACTGCGAACGGTTGCCTGTCTCTCTTTGTTACCCTAtcactcagaaaaattatggttcttaaatggttcttcagatgtcttcatggttctttaaagaaccatcatacgtcaaagaacctttttattttgtggatggttcttcagctattacaaatggttctttaaagaacaaaaggttcttcatccttagctatctaagtttgatggtgtaaatggcataaatatttaggtaggggtagggggggggggggggggggcacacacacacacacccctaacCCCGCAAACCCATTATGAATATGGTGAGTTAACAAACAgtagacacaatacacacattcaaatactgtactttagttttaaattttaataaggtattactattttctactccaaggcattacttttgagattattatatatttttgaaaatatagcataatatccttgaatcgctaccttatcgtggtggaggggtttgtgtgtcccagggatcccaggggctatgttgtctgggggcttttgccccctggtagggtctcccatggcaaattggtcctgggtgagggaccagacaaagagcgaccatatgttctggacacttgggtaaagagaggggctgagctgtcaactgatcaccacctggtggtgagttggatcaggtggcgggggaggacgctggacagacctggtgcacctaaacgcgtagtgagggtgtgctgggaacgtctagcagaggggccccagtccgcgagatcttcaacgcacacctccagcagagcttcaatagcattccgagggagactggggacattgagtccgaatggaccatgttcagcgtctccattgccgaagctgctgcattgagctgcggccgcaaggtggttggtgcctgccgtggtggtaatccccgaaccaaatggtggacaccagaggtgaagggagccaccaggctgaagtaGGAGTCCTATCGCGCTTGGCTAGCccgtgggactccggaggcagccgacaggtattgacaggccaagcggaatgtggctcgggcagtggctgaagcaaaaactcgggtgtgggaggagttcggagaggccatggaaaaagactttcggactgcctcgaagagattctggcaaaccgtcaggcgtctcaggagaggaaagcggtgctctacctgcactgtgtatagtgctggcggagctctgctgacgtcgactgagaaaattgtcaggcggtagaaggaatacttcgaggacctccttaatcccactgacacgtcttcagaggaggaagcagagtctggggatgaggggaatgacccgccaatttccgggtgcgaggtcactgaggcagttaaacaactccttggtggcagagcccctggtgttgatgaggtccgccccgagttcctgaaggctctggacgttgtagggctgtcctggttgacacacCTCTGCAATGTTGTGTGGAGATCATGGGCAGTACccgtggactggcagaccggggtggtggtccccatctttaagaagggggaccggagggtgtgtcccaactacagggggatcacactcctcagcctccctgggaaagtctatgccagggtgctggaa
Coding sequences within:
- the pold4 gene encoding DNA polymerase delta subunit 4; translation: MTTKRRLITDSFKVVKRSRKGGKREKSPTPPPSPQKEADRVREEELEKLRQFDLDWSFGPCTGISRLQRWERAKLHGLNPPEEIRDLLLQTHADPEYNLGLWSGYPL